The following coding sequences lie in one Mesorhizobium sp. NZP2298 genomic window:
- a CDS encoding ABC transporter ATP-binding protein: MSFLDVRNLRKTYGSAVALDGIDLSIEAGEFVTLLGPSGSGKTTLLMSVAGFTKPDDGAILLDGVDITRVDPEDRNFGLVFQGYALFPHLNAADNIAFPLRVRKWDKARIAARVEEILNLVGLDRLAARKPRELSGGQQQRVAIGRALAFGPKILLLDEPLSALDRTLRDTMQRELKRLHRQTGVTFVYVTHDQEEAYAMSDRIAVFHNGAIVQVGTPRDIYRAPASRFVAGFLGGNNIVSARAVDGGIELFGSRAPMPDGYDASRHGRSALTVWMRPEDIAIGEPSPGAIAFPAIVADVSFVGSSERMTVSTPDGQELLLLASSATARGIAAGDRVPCSVLPSSIGFLADNDVPANRTASVAVASN; this comes from the coding sequence ATGTCCTTTCTCGACGTCCGAAACCTCCGCAAGACCTACGGGTCGGCCGTCGCGCTCGACGGCATCGACCTGTCGATCGAGGCGGGGGAGTTCGTAACCTTGCTCGGCCCTTCGGGGTCTGGCAAGACGACGCTGCTAATGTCGGTCGCCGGGTTCACCAAGCCGGACGACGGCGCCATCCTGCTGGATGGCGTCGACATCACGCGCGTCGACCCGGAGGACAGGAATTTCGGACTGGTCTTCCAGGGCTATGCGTTGTTTCCCCACCTGAACGCCGCGGACAACATCGCCTTCCCCTTGAGGGTCCGCAAATGGGACAAGGCCAGGATCGCCGCGAGGGTGGAAGAGATTCTCAATCTCGTCGGCCTGGACAGGTTGGCCGCGCGCAAGCCGCGTGAATTGTCGGGCGGTCAGCAGCAGCGCGTGGCGATCGGCCGCGCGCTGGCCTTCGGGCCGAAGATACTGCTGCTCGACGAACCGCTGTCGGCGCTCGACCGTACGCTGCGCGACACCATGCAACGCGAACTCAAACGGCTGCATCGGCAGACCGGTGTGACCTTCGTCTATGTTACCCATGACCAGGAGGAAGCCTACGCCATGTCGGACCGCATAGCCGTCTTCCACAATGGCGCGATCGTTCAGGTCGGCACCCCGCGCGACATATACCGCGCGCCCGCCTCGCGCTTCGTCGCGGGCTTCCTCGGCGGCAACAACATCGTTTCGGCGCGCGCCGTCGATGGCGGCATCGAGCTGTTCGGAAGCCGGGCGCCGATGCCCGATGGCTACGACGCGTCGCGGCATGGCCGATCGGCGCTGACGGTCTGGATGCGTCCGGAGGACATCGCCATCGGCGAGCCGTCCCCCGGGGCCATCGCCTTTCCCGCCATTGTCGCCGACGTCTCCTTCGTCGGCTCGTCCGAGCGCATGACCGTGTCCACCCCGGACGGCCAGGAACTCCTGCTCCTGGCATCCTCGGCGACGGCGCGCGGCATCGCTGCCGGCGACAGGGTCCCCTGCAGCGTGCTGCCCTCCAGCATCGGCTTTCTTGCCGATAATGACGTGCCGGCGAACAGGACGGCATCCGTCGCCGTCGCATCCAACTGA
- a CDS encoding dimethylarginine dimethylaminohydrolase family protein: MTAHSAAMSEHEYREAKFFQTFGSVPTPAFHDPQEQTRVWGRPWGCTNDVGKLRAVLMHRPGEEINVVDKNKPMPEIGGFGDPEKGWYFMGKTPPDLAAMQAAHDSFTKLLRSEGVDVILTEKAAPGALKSTFCRDSVIGVKGGAIVTRLARRARRGEELMVTQALAKAGCPILGTLHGEAVFEGGGFALLDDKTAVCSVSVACNAEGVRQVEMILNSLGVELIKVPMPGYRIHIDGSFMMIDKETAIININELPYVFIDYLNKRGMKLIELPPEDNAFSLNCLAIAPGRVVMHATRTPRLADRLDAAGIEILTLDYECIELNGGGIHCSTGPLARDPI; encoded by the coding sequence ATGACTGCCCACAGCGCCGCAATGAGCGAGCACGAATACCGGGAGGCCAAGTTCTTTCAGACCTTCGGCTCCGTCCCGACGCCGGCTTTCCATGACCCGCAAGAGCAGACCCGCGTCTGGGGCCGGCCCTGGGGTTGCACCAATGATGTCGGCAAGCTGCGCGCCGTGCTGATGCACCGGCCTGGCGAGGAGATCAATGTCGTCGACAAGAACAAGCCCATGCCCGAGATCGGCGGTTTCGGCGATCCGGAAAAAGGCTGGTACTTCATGGGCAAGACGCCGCCGGATCTCGCCGCCATGCAGGCAGCGCACGATAGCTTCACCAAGCTGTTGCGCTCGGAGGGCGTCGACGTCATCCTTACCGAGAAGGCAGCCCCCGGCGCTCTCAAGTCGACCTTCTGCCGCGACAGCGTCATCGGCGTGAAGGGCGGCGCGATCGTCACCCGCCTTGCCCGCCGGGCGCGCCGCGGCGAGGAACTGATGGTCACCCAGGCGCTCGCCAAGGCCGGTTGCCCGATCCTCGGCACGCTGCATGGCGAAGCGGTGTTCGAAGGCGGCGGGTTCGCGCTCCTCGACGACAAGACCGCCGTCTGCTCGGTCTCCGTCGCCTGCAACGCCGAGGGCGTGCGGCAGGTCGAGATGATCCTCAACAGCCTGGGCGTCGAACTGATCAAGGTGCCGATGCCCGGCTATCGCATCCACATCGACGGCAGCTTCATGATGATCGACAAGGAGACGGCGATCATCAACATCAACGAACTGCCCTATGTCTTCATCGACTATCTGAACAAGCGCGGCATGAAGCTGATCGAACTTCCGCCGGAGGACAACGCCTTCTCGCTCAACTGCCTGGCGATCGCACCGGGTCGGGTCGTCATGCACGCCACCCGCACGCCGCGCCTGGCCGACCGGCTCGACGCCGCCGGCATCGAGATCCTGACGCTGGACTATGAATGCATCGAACTGAACGGGGGCGGCATTCATTGCTCGACGGGTCCGCTCGCCCGGGATCCGATCTGA
- a CDS encoding ABC transporter permease codes for MTSFQRWAFCLTVPAALLTLCLYVLPILQVLALSFTEPTFGIGNYVALFQNAAIGRVVRTTVFVSAVTTALTIVMSYAVAFALVHMPPATRRVALFMVMVPFWISVLVRAFAWITILRRNGVLNSALVGSGAVGEPLELVYNQFGVIVGMVHYMMPFAIMLLYANLSEIDHRIIQAARSLGARPVTIFFRVWVPLSMPGLAIASLFIVIFSLGFLVTPAILGAGRVLMVAEYISVQISSTLRWGVATALSTMLLLVVGALIALAMRSPALRAAFEGGRK; via the coding sequence ATGACGTCATTCCAGCGTTGGGCCTTCTGCCTGACGGTGCCGGCGGCGCTTTTGACCCTGTGTCTCTACGTGCTGCCCATCCTTCAGGTGTTGGCGCTCAGTTTCACCGAGCCGACCTTCGGCATCGGCAATTACGTGGCTCTGTTCCAGAATGCCGCAATCGGCCGCGTCGTGCGCACGACCGTCTTCGTCTCGGCGGTGACGACCGCGCTTACGATCGTCATGAGCTATGCCGTCGCCTTCGCGCTGGTCCACATGCCGCCGGCGACGCGCCGCGTCGCCCTGTTCATGGTCATGGTGCCATTCTGGATATCGGTGCTGGTGCGCGCCTTTGCCTGGATCACCATCCTGCGCCGAAACGGCGTGCTCAATTCGGCCCTGGTGGGCAGCGGAGCCGTCGGTGAACCTCTCGAACTGGTCTACAACCAGTTCGGCGTCATCGTCGGCATGGTGCATTACATGATGCCCTTCGCCATCATGCTGCTCTACGCGAACCTGTCGGAGATCGACCACAGGATCATCCAGGCGGCGCGATCGCTCGGCGCGCGCCCGGTCACCATCTTCTTTCGTGTCTGGGTGCCGCTCAGCATGCCCGGCCTGGCAATCGCCAGCCTGTTCATCGTCATCTTCTCGCTCGGCTTCCTCGTCACTCCGGCGATCCTTGGCGCCGGCAGGGTGCTGATGGTCGCCGAATACATTTCCGTGCAGATATCCTCGACCCTGCGCTGGGGCGTGGCGACGGCACTGTCGACGATGCTCCTGCTCGTCGTCGGCGCCCTTATCGCGCTGGCGATGCGCAGCCCGGCGTTGCGCGCGGCCTTCGAAGGCGGCCGCAAATGA
- a CDS encoding ABC transporter permease, giving the protein MTETVLGKMTGRREVGMLERVVLVVTFALAVLFALFIDGFATSGNLLVILSNSTSLVMLSCGMAVVIISRGLDLSLIAQMVAGATIFSILVTGGSPASLALLVAVAAMVLVGFVNAFLIAYVGIPAMLATLASAMFITGLFRFAILRGEFILLLPKSNPAVMFLSANILPGVTVPVALMVATLFATWLLLSYSTAGRIIYAMGDNYQAARLTGLPVRTTTVVVYVYAAVTALLAGLVTSAASGAVDFRTVSNGTLLFDVILVVVLGGIPLRGGRGGLRNILVGAALIAILRNGMTLMNFTTQMQDALRGLVLILAIVIDNYLNPRDTETDTVGDL; this is encoded by the coding sequence ATGACTGAGACCGTGCTGGGGAAAATGACGGGCAGGCGTGAGGTCGGCATGCTCGAGCGCGTCGTGCTCGTCGTGACCTTTGCCCTGGCGGTCTTGTTCGCTCTCTTCATCGATGGATTTGCGACTTCCGGAAACCTGCTGGTCATCCTGTCCAATTCCACTTCCCTTGTCATGCTGAGCTGCGGCATGGCCGTCGTGATCATATCGAGGGGCTTGGATCTGTCCCTGATCGCCCAGATGGTGGCGGGGGCAACCATTTTCAGCATCCTGGTTACCGGCGGCAGCCCGGCCTCGCTGGCATTGCTGGTGGCGGTCGCCGCCATGGTCCTGGTCGGATTCGTGAACGCCTTTCTAATCGCCTATGTGGGCATTCCTGCGATGCTGGCCACTTTGGCGTCGGCCATGTTCATCACCGGCCTGTTTCGGTTCGCGATACTGCGTGGCGAATTCATCCTGCTGCTGCCGAAATCGAATCCTGCGGTAATGTTCCTGTCGGCAAACATCCTGCCCGGCGTGACGGTTCCGGTCGCGCTCATGGTTGCCACCCTTTTTGCGACCTGGCTGCTGCTGAGCTATTCGACCGCCGGGCGCATCATCTATGCCATGGGCGACAATTATCAGGCTGCCCGCCTGACCGGCCTGCCGGTGAGAACGACCACCGTGGTGGTGTACGTCTATGCCGCGGTCACCGCACTTCTGGCCGGTCTTGTCACCTCGGCGGCCAGCGGTGCGGTTGACTTCCGGACTGTTTCGAACGGGACGCTGCTGTTTGATGTGATCCTCGTCGTGGTCCTCGGAGGCATACCGCTTCGGGGCGGCCGTGGCGGCCTCAGGAACATCCTGGTCGGGGCGGCGCTCATCGCCATACTGCGCAATGGGATGACGCTCATGAACTTCACCACGCAGATGCAGGATGCCCTGAGGGGGCTGGTCCTGATCCTTGCGATCGTCATCGACAATTATCTGAACCCCAGGGACACCGAAACGGACACCGTTGGCGATCTTTAG
- a CDS encoding TetR/AcrR family transcriptional regulator, with product MSQESGVRRKRATKAEQRAETIEQILDTAEFLFSKHGLHGVALKDVARAVGVHHTLINYYFTDKKMLFDAVFARRAAVTSDRRMKALADYDQAMKGKPTVEGALRAFLDTDLDLYIEGDEGWKNYAALGAQVANTPQWGAELMDKHFDPVVLRLVDLLKKALPGCAEEDIFWGYHFVTGALMLTLARTGRIDKLSGGLCRSDDFMAVKERMATFMAAGIRSICVKREAVGDRLGATRKI from the coding sequence TTGTCTCAGGAGAGCGGCGTAAGGCGCAAGCGTGCCACGAAAGCAGAGCAACGAGCCGAGACGATCGAGCAGATTCTCGACACCGCCGAATTCCTCTTCTCAAAGCATGGACTGCATGGAGTCGCACTGAAGGACGTCGCTCGAGCCGTCGGTGTGCACCACACGCTGATCAATTACTACTTCACCGACAAGAAGATGCTCTTTGATGCTGTCTTTGCGCGCAGGGCTGCGGTCACCAGCGATCGGCGGATGAAGGCGCTTGCCGATTACGACCAGGCCATGAAAGGCAAGCCCACGGTAGAGGGCGCGCTACGCGCATTTCTCGACACCGATCTCGACCTCTACATCGAAGGTGACGAGGGCTGGAAGAATTACGCTGCCTTGGGTGCCCAGGTGGCGAATACACCGCAATGGGGCGCGGAACTGATGGACAAGCACTTCGATCCCGTCGTGTTGCGACTGGTTGATCTTCTCAAGAAAGCGCTTCCTGGATGCGCTGAAGAAGACATTTTCTGGGGATATCATTTCGTCACCGGGGCACTGATGCTCACGCTCGCTCGAACCGGCCGCATCGACAAGCTGTCGGGCGGACTGTGCCGGTCGGACGACTTCATGGCGGTAAAGGAACGAATGGCGACGTTCATGGCGGCGGGCATCCGGTCCATCTGCGTGAAGCGGGAGGCAGTGGGCGACAGGCTCGGGGCGACGCGCAAGATCTGA
- a CDS encoding sugar ABC transporter substrate-binding protein yields the protein MAFLIAATAAMGSTGSTSAGTDLAGKKVIFIPIAMGISLTEGWARRMKEDAALHGYTLEIRDPAFNSGAMAELLAKAISEKPDVLVVHNPTVQLLARQIKQAEAAGIKVLQLNLQSNQPSSAFVGANWTRIGHDVAEDIVKECGAGSGKSGKVAIIPGQLTAADSVMMNDAAFKVFKDHPEIQVVSNQASDWEPEKARQITATVLQQHPDLCAIFGHWDVHTMGAGHAVKDAGLEDKVLVYATGGGDNVTCKAVEDKILDRVWSYDADGQGRDAATVIDLLLQGATAADGSMLTVDSPLKIIKGGPTYDASLCWKM from the coding sequence ATGGCTTTTCTGATCGCGGCGACCGCGGCGATGGGTTCAACCGGATCGACCTCGGCGGGCACCGACCTCGCCGGCAAGAAGGTGATCTTCATACCGATCGCCATGGGTATTTCGCTGACCGAAGGGTGGGCGCGCCGCATGAAGGAGGACGCGGCGTTGCATGGCTACACCCTCGAGATCCGCGATCCCGCCTTCAACAGCGGCGCAATGGCCGAACTTCTGGCCAAGGCGATCAGTGAAAAGCCTGATGTTCTGGTCGTTCACAATCCGACGGTTCAGTTGCTGGCCCGCCAGATCAAGCAGGCCGAGGCCGCGGGCATCAAGGTCCTGCAGCTCAACCTGCAGTCCAACCAGCCGTCTTCCGCATTCGTCGGCGCCAACTGGACCCGCATTGGCCACGACGTCGCGGAGGACATCGTCAAGGAGTGCGGCGCAGGCAGCGGCAAGTCGGGCAAGGTGGCCATCATCCCCGGCCAGTTGACCGCGGCCGACAGCGTCATGATGAATGATGCGGCCTTCAAGGTGTTCAAGGATCACCCCGAGATCCAGGTTGTCTCCAACCAGGCGTCCGACTGGGAGCCAGAGAAGGCGCGCCAGATCACGGCAACCGTGCTGCAACAGCATCCGGACCTCTGCGCCATCTTCGGCCACTGGGATGTTCATACGATGGGCGCCGGCCATGCCGTCAAGGACGCTGGGCTTGAGGACAAGGTGCTGGTCTACGCAACGGGCGGTGGCGACAACGTCACCTGCAAGGCGGTGGAGGACAAGATTCTCGACCGGGTGTGGAGCTACGACGCCGATGGGCAAGGCCGCGATGCGGCCACGGTGATCGACCTGCTGCTGCAGGGAGCCACCGCCGCGGACGGGTCCATGCTGACGGTGGATTCACCCCTCAAGATCATCAAGGGGGGCCCCACATACGATGCCAGCCTGTGCTGGAAAATGTGA
- a CDS encoding ABC transporter permease — translation MTPRTRRLLERALPKLFAWLLLAFLFVPVLVVIPVALTDRDYLSLPNNGISFDHFAALANWRAGWMPSILTSLGIAVASSIVATAVSAAFAMGAWVYVGRWPTILRVVLLSPLIVPPIIYAVGMVRLWSKLGLLDTWLGVTIVHVILAMPLAVLAIGASLSNLDPRLVQAARSLGARPATIFGRVILPNIVPGTVAGAILAFIVSWDEITVTLFITSRGIVTLPRKIWTSIADAVDPALAAIATVMLAVTIVGLILRMTVWERIAQRRS, via the coding sequence ATGACGCCACGCACCCGCCGTCTGCTCGAACGCGCGCTGCCAAAGCTCTTCGCCTGGCTGCTGCTCGCCTTCCTGTTCGTTCCGGTGCTCGTGGTCATTCCCGTGGCGTTGACCGACCGGGATTATCTGTCGCTGCCCAACAACGGCATCTCCTTCGACCATTTCGCGGCGCTCGCCAACTGGCGCGCGGGCTGGATGCCCAGCATCCTCACCAGCCTCGGCATCGCCGTGGCCTCAAGCATCGTCGCGACCGCCGTTTCGGCGGCCTTCGCCATGGGTGCATGGGTCTATGTCGGACGCTGGCCGACGATCCTGCGCGTTGTCCTGCTTTCGCCACTGATCGTGCCGCCGATCATCTATGCGGTCGGCATGGTACGCCTGTGGTCGAAGCTGGGCCTTCTCGACACATGGCTTGGCGTCACCATCGTCCATGTGATCCTGGCGATGCCGCTTGCCGTGCTGGCGATAGGCGCTTCGCTGTCGAACCTCGATCCGCGTCTGGTGCAGGCGGCCCGCTCGCTCGGCGCGCGCCCGGCGACGATCTTCGGGCGCGTGATCCTGCCCAACATAGTGCCGGGCACGGTTGCCGGGGCGATCCTCGCCTTCATCGTCTCCTGGGACGAGATCACCGTGACGCTGTTCATCACCAGCCGTGGCATCGTCACCCTGCCGCGCAAGATCTGGACGAGCATCGCCGATGCCGTCGACCCCGCGCTGGCCGCGATCGCTACCGTCATGCTGGCGGTCACTATCGTCGGGCTCATCCTGCGCATGACCGTCTGGGAACGTATCGCCCAGCGCCGGTCATGA
- a CDS encoding ABC transporter substrate-binding protein produces MSINRFGQDAALIALDKFKTGKIDRRGFITAMAGLGIAVAFKPGRASAAASEIVVCNWGGAALEAFQKAYGAPFKAKSGMEVVIDGTGPATGAIRAMVDSKNVTWDATDGGMTDAVVLGKGGYLEPIDYSIVDKSLVGEGLSAEFGICNYTYSNVLAYDAKKVGATAPSSWNDFFDLEKFPGKRTMCKWIQGQLEAVLLADGVKPQDIYPLDVDRAFKKLEPLLPNLIFWESGAQSQQLFRDGEVVMGNIWHTRANLLRKENPDYTWTWNQNLMFASAWSVPKGNPAGKKVFDFINSSMDPEGQVTLLRLMGNGPSNPKALALMTDEDKAVYSLAPENAKTGLAVSAQYYADNEAELQNKFLDFISR; encoded by the coding sequence ATGTCCATCAATCGCTTTGGTCAAGACGCAGCGTTGATTGCGCTTGATAAGTTCAAAACTGGGAAGATCGATCGCCGAGGCTTCATCACCGCCATGGCCGGGCTTGGCATCGCAGTCGCGTTCAAGCCTGGGCGGGCCTCCGCCGCGGCGTCGGAAATCGTTGTCTGCAACTGGGGCGGGGCCGCCCTCGAAGCCTTCCAGAAGGCCTATGGCGCGCCCTTCAAGGCCAAGTCCGGCATGGAGGTCGTCATCGATGGCACCGGCCCGGCGACGGGCGCGATCCGCGCCATGGTCGATTCCAAGAATGTCACCTGGGATGCCACGGATGGCGGCATGACGGACGCCGTCGTGCTCGGCAAGGGCGGTTACCTCGAGCCGATCGATTATTCCATCGTCGACAAGTCCCTTGTCGGCGAAGGGCTGTCGGCCGAGTTCGGCATCTGCAACTACACCTATTCCAATGTGCTGGCCTATGACGCCAAGAAGGTCGGCGCCACGGCCCCTTCGAGCTGGAACGACTTCTTCGATCTCGAAAAGTTTCCCGGCAAGCGTACCATGTGCAAATGGATTCAGGGGCAGCTCGAAGCCGTGCTGCTCGCCGACGGCGTCAAGCCGCAGGATATCTATCCGCTCGACGTCGACCGCGCCTTCAAGAAGCTCGAGCCGCTGCTGCCCAATTTGATCTTCTGGGAGTCGGGCGCGCAGAGCCAGCAGCTCTTCCGCGACGGCGAGGTGGTCATGGGCAATATCTGGCATACGCGCGCCAACCTGCTGCGCAAGGAAAACCCGGACTACACCTGGACCTGGAACCAGAACCTGATGTTCGCCAGCGCCTGGTCGGTGCCGAAGGGCAATCCCGCCGGCAAGAAGGTCTTCGACTTCATCAATTCGTCGATGGACCCGGAAGGCCAGGTGACGCTGTTGCGCCTCATGGGCAACGGCCCGTCGAACCCGAAGGCGCTGGCGCTGATGACCGACGAAGACAAGGCGGTCTATTCGCTGGCCCCCGAGAATGCCAAGACAGGTCTGGCCGTCTCGGCGCAATACTATGCCGACAACGAGGCCGAACTGCAGAACAAGTTCCTCGACTTCATCTCGCGCTAA
- a CDS encoding M24 family metallopeptidase, with translation MSISLRTVDIPDFGIPVERPAIPPATYEARCAKALERAGTDWLAVYADREHAANIAFLTGFDPRFEEAILLLGKSGQRIIVTGNENLGYTPIAGLPGIITMLAQSLSLMAQDRMQKPDLVAVLREAGITAGDSVGLVGWKYLEKEEWSAQRPTFLVPAFIVDAIASIVSPSSITDATAVLMHQADGLRAVVDADQIAEAEWGAARSSMAVWRILSGFTLGDTELTAASRMGYAGEPMNCHPMFATNDASGQVIGLRSPTARVPSHGDGVTTAVGYWGGLTARAGLIAEHDDAFLDVAKAYFRGLIAWYEAAGIGAEGGAIHEAVISTLAAGKLRPALNPGHLVGLDEWMNSPIRPGSTERIVSGMPFQVDIIPVPMPDGWTLNCEDAVTFADVGLRAEIAHRHPALAKRFEARHRFVAERIGITVKEDILLLSTIPLCLPPFWLASGKLLGRD, from the coding sequence ATGAGCATTAGCCTTCGCACCGTCGACATCCCCGATTTCGGCATCCCCGTCGAGCGCCCTGCCATTCCGCCAGCGACCTATGAGGCCCGTTGCGCCAAGGCGCTCGAGCGCGCCGGCACGGACTGGCTCGCCGTCTATGCCGATCGCGAGCATGCCGCCAACATCGCCTTCCTGACCGGCTTCGACCCGCGTTTCGAGGAGGCGATCCTGCTGCTCGGCAAATCGGGGCAGCGCATCATCGTCACCGGCAACGAGAACCTCGGCTATACGCCTATCGCCGGACTGCCTGGCATCATCACAATGCTGGCGCAGTCCCTGAGCCTCATGGCGCAGGACCGCATGCAGAAGCCGGATCTCGTGGCCGTGCTGCGCGAGGCCGGTATCACGGCGGGCGACAGTGTCGGCCTGGTGGGCTGGAAATATCTCGAAAAGGAGGAATGGTCCGCTCAGCGTCCCACCTTCCTCGTGCCGGCCTTCATCGTCGACGCGATCGCATCGATCGTGTCCCCCTCGTCGATCACCGATGCGACGGCGGTGCTCATGCACCAGGCGGACGGGCTGCGCGCCGTCGTCGATGCCGATCAGATCGCCGAGGCCGAATGGGGCGCGGCCCGGTCTTCAATGGCTGTGTGGCGTATCCTGAGCGGCTTCACGCTCGGCGACACCGAACTGACCGCGGCCTCTCGCATGGGGTATGCCGGCGAGCCGATGAACTGCCATCCGATGTTCGCGACCAATGATGCGTCCGGCCAGGTGATCGGCCTGCGCAGTCCCACGGCGCGCGTGCCCAGCCATGGTGACGGCGTCACCACGGCGGTTGGCTACTGGGGCGGACTGACCGCCCGAGCCGGCCTGATCGCCGAGCATGACGACGCATTTCTGGACGTGGCCAAGGCCTATTTCCGCGGCCTGATCGCCTGGTATGAGGCGGCCGGCATCGGCGCCGAGGGCGGCGCGATCCATGAGGCTGTGATTTCGACCCTGGCGGCGGGCAAGCTGCGCCCAGCCCTCAATCCCGGCCATCTCGTCGGCCTCGACGAGTGGATGAATTCCCCGATCCGTCCCGGCTCGACAGAACGCATCGTCTCCGGCATGCCGTTCCAGGTCGACATCATACCCGTGCCGATGCCCGATGGATGGACGCTCAATTGCGAGGATGCGGTGACCTTCGCCGATGTCGGCTTGCGCGCTGAGATCGCACACCGCCACCCGGCGCTGGCGAAGAGGTTCGAGGCACGCCACCGGTTTGTCGCCGAGCGGATCGGCATCACGGTGAAGGAGGATATCCTGCTGCTGTCCACCATCCCGCTCTGCCTGCCGCCCTTCTGGCTTGCCAGCGGCAAACTTCTAGGCCGCGACTGA
- a CDS encoding LacI family DNA-binding transcriptional regulator: protein MSGRLKVTIRDVARAAGVSVTSVSRYLNGQISLPEPTASRIQLAAERLGYHPNAIARRLSSGKSETLGLITADIAYPLFAEIASASEAEAARLGYNLLMFNSRNLVEKEVSFLSRIEDRQVDGILLLTNHHDDGRLLRRINETGNVVLLDEDVPGAKAPRLFADNVHGGLLATRHLISRGHTRIAAIGGPKGLLSTTERLDGFTRALGEAGLDADPALLRFCEYEEAPASIAFLDLLRQDEPPTAIFTFGDMLATGAMRAALHSGIRIPDDISLVSFDDIHNADLLAPALTTVRQSAAEFGTRGVNMLLDFIAGRKSGTAIERVGVELVIRSSVAPPHGRPSGRSVVHTGSGSPDGRPVPAWEEKQEN, encoded by the coding sequence TTGTCGGGAAGATTGAAGGTCACCATTCGTGACGTTGCGCGGGCAGCCGGCGTGTCCGTCACGTCCGTTTCCCGTTATCTGAACGGGCAGATCAGCCTGCCTGAGCCGACGGCGAGCCGTATCCAGCTGGCGGCGGAGCGCCTCGGCTATCATCCCAACGCGATCGCCCGCAGGCTCAGCAGCGGCAAGAGCGAGACACTCGGCCTCATCACCGCCGACATCGCCTATCCGCTGTTTGCCGAGATCGCCAGCGCGTCGGAGGCCGAGGCCGCGAGGCTTGGCTACAATCTCCTGATGTTCAACAGCCGCAACCTGGTGGAGAAGGAAGTCTCCTTCCTGTCGCGCATCGAGGACCGGCAGGTCGACGGCATCCTGCTTCTCACCAACCATCATGATGACGGGCGGCTGTTGCGGCGGATCAACGAGACCGGAAACGTCGTGCTTCTCGACGAGGACGTGCCGGGCGCGAAGGCGCCGCGCCTGTTCGCCGACAACGTCCATGGCGGTCTCCTGGCGACACGCCATCTGATATCTCGCGGCCATACCCGCATCGCCGCCATCGGCGGGCCGAAGGGGCTTCTCAGCACCACCGAACGTCTCGACGGCTTCACGCGGGCGCTTGGCGAGGCTGGTCTTGATGCCGATCCCGCCCTTTTGAGGTTCTGCGAATACGAGGAGGCGCCGGCCTCGATCGCGTTTCTCGACCTGCTTCGGCAGGACGAGCCGCCCACCGCGATCTTCACCTTCGGCGACATGCTGGCCACTGGCGCCATGCGGGCCGCGCTGCATTCCGGAATCCGCATTCCGGACGACATTTCTCTCGTCAGCTTCGACGATATCCACAATGCGGACCTGCTGGCGCCGGCTCTGACCACCGTGCGTCAGTCGGCGGCCGAGTTCGGCACGCGCGGCGTCAACATGCTGCTCGATTTCATCGCCGGCAGGAAATCCGGAACGGCGATCGAAAGGGTCGGCGTCGAACTCGTCATACGCAGTTCGGTGGCGCCGCCGCACGGTCGTCCGTCAGGACGTTCGGTAGTGCATACCGGCTCTGGAAGCCCAGATGGGCGCCCGGTGCCGGCCTGGGAGGAGAAGCAAGAAAACTAG